AGAGTTTGTCGAGTGGCTGGAGGATCAGGTGAAGACCATACACCACGATATAAAGAGGAAGGAGATAACGCTCGACCGGCTCGCTATAAGGGTAGCCTTGACGAAAACACCCTCCCTCTACACCAAGACCAAGCCGCCTCACGTTAAGGCTGCGATCCAGCTGATGAACTACGGGTACAGCGTGGAGGAGGGAGATATCATAACGTTCGTCAAGGTGAAGAGCAAGGAGGGGTATAAGGCTATACAGCTGACGAGGCTTCAGGAGGTTGACCCGGATAAATACATTGAGCTGGTTAAAAGCGGGCTTGAGCAGTTCCTCTCAGCCTTCGGGATAAGGTGGGAGGATATCATAGGCTCGGGCGGGTTATCGGAGCTTTTAAGAAACCATAGGGCGTAGGGAGCGCGGTAGCAATAGTTTTATAACAGTATTATTCTATAGATTCAGCAAGATTGCTTAACGAGGTGTTCAAGCACATGCCTAAGAAAAGAGAGAGCAGGGGTAGGCACAAGGGCGACAAGGGTAAGGTTGAAATCGTCCAGTGCGACAACTGCGGGAGAAGGGTTCCAAGCGATAAAGCCATATGTGTTACCAGGATGTACAGCCCGGTTCCACCGCAGCTCGCGGAGGAGTTGGAGAAGAAAGGGGCTGTTATACAGAGGTATCCTGTTACGAAATGCTACTGTGTCTCATGCGCAATCCACTACGGCATTATCAAGGTAAGGGCTGAGGAGGAGAGGAAGCCTAAGCCCTCGCCAGTGTAGTGGGATGAGACTCCTCTACGTGGAGTTAGCCCCGGGTTTCACGCGCTCAGATATTTTAGATAGAATAAGAATGCTTTACGGGAAACTATCCTATGAAAACCTTGAAGTAGGGTTTTTAACCCGGGGAGGCAACGGGCTCGTCCTCGAGAAGCTGGGGAGAGAAGGCTCCACAGTATCATCCTCCAGGAGTCTCGGAGAACTGGTGAAGGAGTTCTTCCACGACTGTAAAACCATCCATGTTTTAAGAGAGGATGGAGCGGTTTCAAAGCCTGTTGAAGACTGCTTCATCTCCGGCGTTCACACGGATCCCCCGGAGGAGCTGGAGCAGGTTTTAACAACACTCTCCTACACTGTTTTAAAAACCTCTCTAGGGCCAACCCCCTACCTGGCGAGCTCGCTGATCCCAATCCTATACCGCTTGAAAAGCCTGGAGCACATATTTAATATGTTTACAGTATAATCTAAAACTTGGAATGCGTGGAGGTAGTTGATTAATGGTTAAAATCAAGAAGATCGTGTTGGTTACGGCTAAACACCACCCCTACCATAAAATGTGGGTTAAAATGGCTGAGGATTTAAGCAAGAGGGTTGGAAGCGAGCTTGAGGTTAAGGAGGAGGATTACGTCTACCTTGTCGAGCACGGGGACAAGGACGAGTTCGGCATGGCATGGGCGCCGCAAATACTCGTGGAGCTTGATGATGGGAGAGTCCAGTGGATTCTTTCCCAACTACCCTTAAACGAGGCTCTCCAGCCGGATGAGTCCAAGGCCCAGGAGATAATGCTGGAGAAGATAAGGAGTCTCGGCGTTGAGATTCCTGCTTCACCCATGGAGCATGAGGGAACCTGAGTTTTGACCCCCTACGTACCATACGTTCCCTCACCCTACCCTGTGGTAAGGGAGATGCTTAGATTATCGAACGCCGGCCCTGACGACATCCTCTACGACCTGGGATGCGGCGATGGGAGAATAGTTATCACTGCTGTCAGAGAATTCAACGTTAAGAAGGCTGTAGGGATTGAGAAGGATTCGGAAAGGGTTAAGGAGGCTTCCTTAAAGATAAAGGAGGCTAATGTCTCCGACAGGGCTTTCATAATCCACGGCGATTTTTTCGAGGTAAGCATTGAGGAGGCAACCATTGTCACC
This region of Thermosphaera aggregans genomic DNA includes:
- a CDS encoding protein-lysine N-methyltransferase, with amino-acid sequence MLRLSNAGPDDILYDLGCGDGRIVITAVREFNVKKAVGIEKDSERVKEASLKIKEANVSDRAFIIHGDFFEVSIEEATIVTLFLLTSVNEALKPKFEKELRDGARIVSHEFRIPGWREQRVVDVRDDNGLTHTIYLYVKGKHRF
- a CDS encoding 30S ribosomal protein S26e; this translates as MPKKRESRGRHKGDKGKVEIVQCDNCGRRVPSDKAICVTRMYSPVPPQLAEELEKKGAVIQRYPVTKCYCVSCAIHYGIIKVRAEEERKPKPSPV